One Pyrus communis chromosome 4, drPyrComm1.1, whole genome shotgun sequence genomic region harbors:
- the LOC137730978 gene encoding glutaredoxin-C4, with translation MASCKTLLSATAALVLATSLFWTLASSSASPNSADSLAFIKKTISSNKIAIFSKSYCPYCRRAKAVFKELNQVPYVVELDERIDGRDIQDALSELVGRRTVPQVFVKGTYIGGSDDTVEAYESGELAKLLGIEVKKHRDDL, from the exons ATGGCGTCGTGCAAGACTCTGCTATCAGCAACAGCAGCTCTAGTATTAGCGACGTCCCTCTTCTGGACATTGGCATCGTCATCGGCGTCGCCTAATTCGGCCGACTCCCTCGCCTTCATCAAGAAGACCATCTCTTCCAACAAGATCGCCATCTTCTCCAAGTCCTACTGCCC GTATTGCAGAAGGGCGAAAGCAGTTTTCAAAGAGTTGAACCAAGTACCGTATGTGGTTGAGCTTGACGAGAGAA TTGATGGTCGGGACATACAAGATGCTTTAAGTGAGCTTGTTGGGAGGCGTACTGTACCGCAGGTGTTCGTGAAGGGGACATACATTGGGGGCTCCGATG ATACGGTTGAAGCATACGAAAGTGGAGAACTGGCTAAGCTTCTCGGCATTGAGGTCAAGAAGCATAGGGATGATCTTTAA